One genomic segment of Coffea arabica cultivar ET-39 chromosome 6e, Coffea Arabica ET-39 HiFi, whole genome shotgun sequence includes these proteins:
- the LOC113696597 gene encoding DNA repair protein recA homolog 2, mitochondrial-like, with translation MVDTLTRNKSIAVVVVDSVAALILQLEIDNVEVRVNLKLAQENCPADQVTCGGNALPFYVAVRMKLFKKALLKTRDKATGLGICVKVIRNKLAPAMTNAELTIKFRRGICCESEILELACEHGIILNKGGSYFIEGKTLNTQEEAEDFLTANSSVLDHIVKNLRCQLFERKSKPK, from the exons GTGGCCGCTCTTATTCTGCAACTTGAAATTGACAATGTTGAG GTGCGAGTAAATCTGAAGTTAGCCCAGGAAAATTGTCCAGCTGATCAGGTAACTTGTGGTGGGAATGCTTTACCATTTTATGTTGCTGTGCGTATGAAACTATTCAAGAAAGCTTTGCTAAAGACTCGGGATAAG GCTACTGGTCTTGGGATCTGTGTGAAAGTAATTAGGAATAAACTGGCACCTGCAATGACAAACGCTGAGCTGACAATAAAATTCAGGCGAGGTATCTGCTGTGAGTCTGAGATTTTGGAATTGGCTTGTGAGCATGGAATTATTTTGAACAAAGGTGGTAGCTATTTCATAGAAGGTAAAACTTTGAACACCCAAGAGGAAGCTGAAGATTTTCTTACTGCAAATTCTAGTGTGTTGGATCACATAGTTAAGAATTTGAGGTGTCAGTTATTTGAGAGGAAATCAAAGCCAAAGTAG